A stretch of the Porifericola rhodea genome encodes the following:
- a CDS encoding Hsp20/alpha crystallin family protein, translating to MTLVKRENGYAPLSQFFDDFLTRDLFDWPSFSNTNTTIPKVNIQETDNDFWVEMAAPGMKKEDFKIELDNELLTISSEVKHEHNEEEKGRYTRREFSYQSFQRSFRLPETVEEDKIKAKYEEGVLKLMIPKREEARRKPARTIKIS from the coding sequence ATGACACTTGTTAAAAGAGAAAATGGGTACGCTCCATTATCACAGTTTTTTGATGATTTTTTAACCAGAGATTTATTTGACTGGCCTTCTTTCTCTAACACCAATACGACCATTCCGAAGGTCAATATTCAGGAGACAGATAATGACTTTTGGGTAGAAATGGCCGCTCCGGGCATGAAGAAAGAAGATTTTAAGATAGAGCTAGACAATGAGCTGCTTACTATCTCTTCGGAGGTGAAGCATGAGCATAACGAGGAAGAAAAGGGCAGGTATACCCGAAGAGAGTTTAGCTATCAGTCGTTCCAGCGCTCATTCCGACTGCCCGAAACTGTGGAAGAAGACAAGATAAAAGCAAAATATGAAGAAGGTGTGCTCAAGCTGATGATCCCTAAACGGGAAGAAGCCAGACGTAAGCCTGCACGCACAATCAAAATATCATAG
- a CDS encoding alpha/beta hydrolase — translation MHYTLLLSLSLISLLVFPARAQQAEPDLSGIKTVYNLPYKSGQQLSAYEKERAYLDLYLPEGQSDFPVLVWLHGGGLKINSKDSLESRIVGIRMAKEGVGVAIINYRLSPEGQYPDYIEDVAAATAWVHQHIKEYQGNPEKLYLGGHSAGGYLAAIATLDASYLQAYDMQPGTLEGIICISGQMDSHNTVKEEKGIAAEEKIIDASAPLYHTATDVPPFLILYADDDIPGRGAINEEFARAMKKAGHKLKIKELKNKDHLSIVMEIMEPKDATARQMLSFIKK, via the coding sequence ATGCATTATACATTACTTTTAAGCCTGAGCCTGATAAGTCTCCTGGTATTTCCGGCCCGTGCGCAACAGGCTGAGCCCGACCTCTCCGGGATTAAAACCGTATACAATCTACCTTATAAAAGCGGTCAGCAGCTCAGCGCTTATGAGAAAGAACGCGCTTACCTGGATCTGTACCTGCCCGAAGGGCAAAGCGATTTTCCGGTGCTGGTCTGGCTACATGGAGGCGGCCTTAAAATCAATTCCAAAGATTCGCTGGAGTCTCGTATTGTAGGCATTCGTATGGCCAAAGAGGGCGTAGGTGTGGCCATTATTAACTACCGACTCTCTCCCGAAGGGCAGTACCCAGATTATATAGAAGATGTAGCAGCGGCTACGGCCTGGGTGCATCAGCATATTAAGGAGTACCAGGGAAATCCCGAAAAGCTCTACCTGGGCGGGCATTCCGCCGGAGGCTATCTGGCAGCTATCGCTACTCTGGATGCCAGCTACCTTCAGGCTTATGATATGCAGCCGGGTACGTTAGAGGGTATCATCTGTATTAGTGGGCAAATGGACAGCCACAATACCGTAAAGGAAGAAAAAGGTATAGCGGCAGAAGAAAAAATTATTGACGCCTCCGCTCCACTCTACCATACCGCTACCGATGTGCCTCCCTTTCTGATACTATATGCCGATGACGACATACCGGGTAGAGGAGCTATCAATGAAGAATTTGCCAGAGCCATGAAAAAGGCGGGGCATAAGCTTAAAATTAAAGAGCTGAAGAATAAAGACCACCTGAGCATAGTCATGGAGATTATGGAACCTAAAGATGCTACCGCCCGACAGATGCTCAGCTTTATTAAAAAGTAG
- a CDS encoding VOC family protein: MVQTQANSQQITPFLWFDHQAEEAARFYTSIFPNSKITSIHPKARVQGQPVQPTIVSFELNGLALMGLNGGPHFSFSPAISLFVSCDTQQEVDELWDKLLEGGGQPERCGWLKDRYGLSWQIVPRILGELMQSEEPERAARVNEAMLKMIKLDVQTLKEAYEA; encoded by the coding sequence ATGGTACAAACTCAGGCAAACAGTCAGCAGATTACCCCCTTCCTCTGGTTTGATCATCAGGCTGAGGAAGCCGCTCGCTTTTACACTTCTATCTTTCCCAATTCTAAAATTACCTCTATACACCCCAAAGCCAGAGTACAGGGTCAGCCGGTACAGCCTACTATAGTGAGCTTTGAACTTAACGGCTTAGCTCTGATGGGCCTGAACGGGGGGCCGCACTTCAGCTTTAGTCCGGCGATCTCACTTTTTGTAAGCTGCGATACCCAGCAGGAGGTAGATGAGCTGTGGGATAAGCTGCTGGAAGGGGGAGGGCAGCCGGAGAGATGCGGCTGGCTCAAAGACCGCTACGGATTGTCGTGGCAGATTGTACCCCGCATACTAGGAGAGCTGATGCAATCCGAAGAGCCTGAACGCGCCGCCCGTGTAAATGAGGCTATGCTCAAAATGATTAAACTGGATGTACAAACTTTAAAAGAAGCCTATGAAGCATAA
- a CDS encoding ABC transporter permease translates to MFRNYFLVSIRNLLKNRIYSFINIAGLSIGICCSMLILLWVFDELSFDRFIPKSERLYQLMVHAEFDGKINSWRSVPLPTYEGLKNVDNHIKRTAVADWGDTHLLNVDENPILKKGYYVSEEFLEMFEFPLLQGNAATVLDEPASIVITESTARVLFGEEDPINKIVRVDDKSELKVSGILKDIPANSSFEFDFLLTWKHREQTVPWVVENQDNWGNYSFQVFLELDDAGQQAAVERSIANLLVEHGEVDLKPQLFLHAMPRWRLYSNFENGVEKGGMSDYVKLFSVIAVFILIIACINFMNLATARSERRAKEVGIRKSVGSGRRDLIAQFIGESVFISFIAFLIALILAQLLLPAYNELVEKKLFIDYASLHFWLFALGIILITGWVAGSYPAFYLSSFQPVKVLKGKVRLGKNASTPRKVLVTLQFGFSIILIIATVVIYEQIQLVKGRTLGYEQENLITVSHTEEIEKNYEVLKNELLQSGVVEGVTRSNSAITQINSNNFVGWPGKPEDQRVLFTTIATEYDYTHTMGIKVLEGRDFSKDFVNDTSAIIINKSALDIMGLDDPIGTELDLWGKKRTLIGIVDNVMMGSPYQEVKPMFMILDPEWTSVLSIRLSRTRDLEESLAKVREIFSTYNSAYPFEYSFVDEEFQKKFTTIKLTSSLASLFALLTILITSLGLFGLAAYTAEQRTKEIGIRKVLGASVLSIVTFMSKDFSRLVIIAFAISAPLAWWLLNAYLERYPVRTSVGWWIFPLTGVLALLLAIVVVTTQSLRAAQANPVKSLRSE, encoded by the coding sequence ATGTTTAGAAACTACTTCCTCGTAAGCATTCGCAATCTACTGAAGAACCGAATCTACTCCTTTATCAACATTGCCGGATTGTCTATCGGCATCTGCTGTAGTATGCTTATCCTCCTTTGGGTCTTTGATGAGCTTTCTTTTGATCGTTTTATTCCTAAATCGGAGCGCCTGTACCAACTCATGGTGCATGCCGAATTTGATGGAAAGATCAACTCCTGGAGATCGGTGCCCCTGCCTACCTACGAAGGACTGAAAAATGTAGATAACCACATTAAAAGAACAGCAGTAGCCGACTGGGGAGATACCCATCTGCTCAATGTAGACGAAAACCCCATACTGAAAAAGGGCTATTATGTGAGTGAAGAGTTTCTGGAGATGTTTGAGTTTCCGCTGCTACAGGGCAATGCCGCCACGGTGCTGGATGAGCCCGCCTCTATCGTAATTACTGAGTCTACTGCCCGTGTGCTCTTTGGGGAGGAAGATCCAATCAATAAAATTGTGCGGGTAGATGATAAAAGTGAGCTTAAGGTCAGTGGTATACTCAAAGATATTCCGGCCAACTCATCTTTTGAGTTTGACTTTCTGCTGACCTGGAAGCATCGGGAGCAGACGGTACCCTGGGTAGTAGAAAATCAGGATAATTGGGGTAACTACTCTTTTCAGGTGTTTCTGGAGCTGGACGATGCCGGGCAGCAGGCGGCAGTAGAGCGGAGCATCGCCAACTTGCTGGTAGAGCACGGAGAGGTAGATCTTAAACCCCAGCTTTTTTTACATGCCATGCCCCGCTGGCGGCTATATTCTAACTTTGAAAATGGTGTAGAAAAAGGAGGAATGAGTGATTATGTAAAGCTCTTTAGCGTAATTGCGGTCTTTATCCTGATTATCGCCTGCATCAACTTTATGAACCTGGCTACCGCCCGCTCGGAGCGCCGTGCCAAAGAGGTAGGCATACGCAAAAGTGTGGGCTCCGGTCGTCGCGACCTGATCGCGCAGTTTATCGGAGAGTCTGTATTTATCAGCTTTATCGCATTTCTTATCGCCCTGATACTGGCGCAGCTACTGCTTCCGGCTTACAATGAGCTGGTAGAGAAAAAGCTGTTTATAGACTATGCTTCACTACACTTCTGGCTGTTTGCCCTGGGCATCATCCTGATAACCGGATGGGTAGCAGGCAGCTATCCCGCCTTCTACCTCTCTTCTTTTCAGCCGGTAAAGGTGCTGAAGGGAAAAGTTAGGCTGGGCAAAAATGCCAGCACTCCTCGTAAGGTGCTGGTTACTTTGCAGTTTGGGTTTTCTATTATACTGATCATCGCTACCGTAGTCATCTACGAACAGATACAGTTGGTAAAAGGCCGTACCCTGGGTTATGAGCAGGAAAACCTGATTACCGTAAGCCATACCGAAGAGATTGAGAAGAACTACGAGGTACTCAAAAATGAGCTTTTGCAGAGTGGGGTAGTAGAAGGCGTAACCCGATCCAACAGCGCTATTACACAAATTAACTCCAATAATTTTGTAGGCTGGCCGGGTAAGCCGGAAGACCAGCGAGTGCTCTTTACCACCATTGCTACCGAATATGACTATACGCATACTATGGGTATTAAAGTGCTGGAAGGAAGAGATTTTTCTAAAGATTTTGTCAATGATACTTCGGCTATCATCATCAACAAAAGCGCGCTGGATATTATGGGACTGGATGATCCTATTGGTACCGAGCTTGACCTTTGGGGAAAGAAAAGAACCTTAATAGGTATAGTTGATAATGTGATGATGGGCTCCCCCTATCAGGAGGTAAAGCCCATGTTTATGATTCTGGACCCCGAATGGACCAGCGTGCTAAGCATACGGCTGAGCCGTACCCGTGATCTGGAAGAGAGCCTTGCCAAAGTCAGGGAGATATTTTCTACCTATAATTCGGCCTATCCTTTTGAGTACAGCTTTGTGGATGAGGAATTTCAGAAGAAGTTTACCACCATTAAGCTAACCAGTAGCCTGGCGAGTCTCTTCGCCCTGCTGACTATACTAATTACCAGCCTTGGCCTGTTTGGCCTGGCTGCTTACACTGCTGAGCAGCGCACCAAAGAAATCGGTATCCGAAAGGTGCTGGGGGCTTCGGTACTAAGTATTGTCACTTTTATGTCTAAAGACTTTTCTCGCCTGGTGATTATTGCTTTTGCCATCTCTGCTCCGCTGGCCTGGTGGCTGCTCAACGCATATCTGGAACGCTATCCGGTAAGGACCAGTGTGGGGTGGTGGATATTTCCGCTAACGGGTGTGCTGGCGCTGCTGCTGGCCATTGTGGTGGTCACTACCCAATCGTTAAGGGCGGCGCAGGCTAATCCGGTGAAGTCATTAAGGAGTGAGTAA
- a CDS encoding sulfatase-like hydrolase/transferase, with amino-acid sequence MNRLLTTTLLLMLSCLNMARAQDDKPNIVFIFADDHTYSAIHALGSDEVITPALDRLVREGTTFTHAYNMGAWNGAVCMASRAMMITGKNVWDAHAMDEALRAGQQHEETWPKLMEAAGYNTYMSGKWHVAAPAPDLFMTTAHIRPGMPKDTPEGYNRPMDENDKRWLPWDTRHGGFWEGGTHWSEVLRDDALDFIEEASAQEEPFFMYLAFNAPHDPRQAPKSFVDKYPLEAISLPKNYMEEYPYNEAMGSGRKLRDERLAPFPRTEYAVRVNRQEYYALITHMDEQIGKILEAIDASGKKDNTYIFFTADHGLAVGEHGLLGKQNMFEHSIRVPLMVVGPDIPAGKKVDADIYLQDIMASSLDLAGVKKPAHVAFNSFIDIARGKDEKSKYDAIYGAYIGQQRMIRKDGYKLIVYPEIDKVLLYHVAEDPHELNDLAEQADQQKRVKRLFKDLQKLQKQMNDTLNLAPTFEKVVS; translated from the coding sequence ATGAACAGACTACTCACAACTACCCTACTTCTTATGCTAAGCTGCCTGAACATGGCCCGGGCACAAGATGACAAACCTAATATTGTATTCATCTTCGCTGATGACCATACCTATTCCGCCATACATGCACTGGGCAGTGATGAGGTAATCACTCCCGCGCTGGACCGCCTGGTCAGGGAGGGAACAACTTTTACCCATGCATACAATATGGGAGCCTGGAACGGTGCGGTATGCATGGCCTCTCGCGCTATGATGATCACCGGCAAAAATGTATGGGATGCCCATGCGATGGATGAAGCGCTAAGAGCAGGACAGCAACACGAAGAGACCTGGCCCAAGCTTATGGAAGCTGCCGGTTACAATACTTATATGAGTGGCAAATGGCATGTAGCAGCCCCCGCTCCTGACCTGTTTATGACTACCGCCCACATACGCCCCGGTATGCCTAAAGACACGCCCGAAGGCTACAACCGTCCGATGGATGAGAACGACAAACGCTGGCTCCCCTGGGATACCAGACACGGAGGCTTCTGGGAAGGCGGCACTCACTGGAGTGAAGTGCTTCGCGATGATGCGCTGGACTTTATAGAAGAAGCTTCCGCTCAGGAAGAGCCTTTCTTTATGTATCTGGCTTTTAATGCCCCTCACGATCCCCGGCAGGCTCCTAAATCTTTCGTAGACAAATACCCTCTGGAAGCGATAAGCCTACCCAAAAATTATATGGAAGAGTACCCTTATAACGAAGCAATGGGTAGTGGAAGAAAGCTGAGAGACGAGCGCCTGGCTCCTTTTCCTCGTACAGAATATGCCGTTAGGGTAAACCGACAGGAGTATTATGCGCTCATTACGCATATGGATGAACAGATTGGCAAAATTCTGGAGGCCATAGATGCCAGCGGCAAGAAAGATAACACCTATATCTTTTTTACAGCAGACCACGGGCTGGCTGTAGGAGAGCATGGCCTGCTAGGCAAGCAAAACATGTTTGAGCACAGCATTAGAGTACCGCTTATGGTAGTAGGGCCGGATATACCTGCCGGAAAAAAAGTAGACGCAGATATATATCTTCAGGACATTATGGCAAGTAGTCTGGACCTGGCAGGCGTTAAAAAGCCCGCTCATGTAGCGTTTAACAGCTTTATTGATATAGCCAGAGGAAAGGACGAAAAGAGTAAATATGATGCTATTTACGGGGCTTACATCGGGCAGCAGAGGATGATCCGTAAAGATGGCTACAAATTGATTGTTTATCCGGAAATTGATAAGGTACTGCTTTACCATGTGGCAGAAGACCCACACGAACTCAACGATCTGGCGGAGCAAGCCGACCAACAAAAGCGAGTTAAACGCCTTTTTAAAGATTTGCAAAAGCTGCAAAAGCAGATGAACGACACCCTGAACTTAGCGCCTACCTTTGAGAAGGTAGTCAGCTAA
- a CDS encoding PQQ-dependent sugar dehydrogenase — MMLLYNNLLTRLQLIGLLTCGIFLYQCSSQSQNNQDRTISTDAELIAQGESLFVNHCSTCHSFQQSAIGPALGGVTQEADPAWLFHFIRNPPQMIEQGDPRAVRLYEKYQQYMPPFSALDSLEIEAILAYMHTHKAKTVQQTDSFPHLENPIAQSIEKSGLALVVEQVAQAPASAADPPMARINKLLTLPTSSGARTFIHDLRGTLYELKGENFVPYLDIKAHKTNFIDKPGLATGLGSFAFHPEFEKNGLFYTTHTEPPGTATADFAYHDSLKVTLQWVLCEWKADQPKAERFRGSSRELMRINMISGVHGVQDISFNPLAKKGDEDYGLLYMSTGDGGAALKGYFFLIQSKKHIWGTISRVDPLGNNSKNGQYGIPQSNPFAQDKDPEVLKEIWAYGFRNPHRISWDMGGDNKMLITNIGQRQIESIYLGKAGANYGWAKREGTFLLKKENIDQVYPLPQNDAGLGFTYPVAQYDHDEGNAISGGFVYRGKNIPQLQGKYIFGDIVSGRLFYVEADQLKEGQQESIHEIELMAEGQLTDWRSLCGHRRVDLRFGLGADQELYMFTKVDGKLWKVSSLNNNLISKAE; from the coding sequence ATGATGCTACTATATAACAACCTACTTACTAGATTACAACTTATTGGCTTACTTACATGTGGAATATTCCTTTACCAATGTAGTAGTCAGAGCCAGAACAATCAGGACCGTACGATTAGTACTGATGCTGAACTGATCGCACAAGGGGAGTCTCTCTTTGTAAACCATTGCAGCACCTGCCATTCTTTCCAGCAGTCTGCCATAGGGCCAGCCCTGGGTGGAGTAACTCAGGAAGCAGATCCTGCATGGCTCTTTCACTTCATCCGTAATCCTCCGCAGATGATAGAGCAGGGCGACCCCAGAGCGGTACGCCTGTACGAGAAATACCAGCAATATATGCCGCCCTTTAGCGCTCTGGATAGCCTGGAGATAGAAGCAATACTAGCCTATATGCATACGCACAAAGCAAAAACCGTCCAGCAAACTGATAGTTTTCCTCATCTAGAGAACCCTATAGCGCAAAGCATAGAAAAGTCAGGGCTCGCCCTGGTAGTTGAACAGGTAGCCCAGGCCCCAGCTTCCGCTGCCGATCCTCCTATGGCCAGAATTAACAAGCTTCTGACGCTACCTACCAGCAGCGGAGCGCGTACGTTTATTCATGACCTGCGTGGCACTTTGTACGAGCTTAAAGGGGAAAACTTCGTACCCTATTTAGACATTAAGGCGCATAAAACTAACTTTATTGACAAACCAGGACTGGCAACCGGACTGGGTAGCTTTGCCTTTCACCCGGAATTTGAGAAAAATGGCCTGTTTTACACTACCCATACCGAGCCGCCCGGCACTGCCACCGCAGACTTTGCCTACCATGATAGTCTCAAAGTTACACTGCAATGGGTGCTATGCGAGTGGAAGGCAGACCAGCCTAAGGCGGAGCGCTTTCGTGGAAGCAGCCGTGAGCTTATGCGTATCAATATGATTAGCGGAGTACATGGCGTGCAGGATATCTCCTTTAACCCGCTGGCTAAAAAGGGCGATGAAGACTACGGACTGCTTTATATGAGTACCGGCGATGGCGGTGCGGCCCTTAAGGGCTACTTCTTTCTTATACAAAGCAAAAAACATATCTGGGGTACTATCAGCCGCGTAGACCCGCTGGGCAATAACAGCAAAAATGGTCAGTATGGTATTCCTCAAAGCAATCCTTTTGCCCAGGATAAAGACCCGGAGGTGCTTAAAGAAATCTGGGCCTATGGCTTCCGTAACCCTCATCGTATCTCCTGGGATATGGGCGGCGATAATAAAATGCTGATTACCAATATCGGGCAGCGCCAAATAGAATCTATCTACCTGGGTAAGGCCGGGGCTAACTACGGTTGGGCAAAGCGCGAAGGCACTTTCTTACTCAAAAAAGAAAACATAGATCAGGTATACCCTCTCCCACAAAACGATGCCGGGCTAGGCTTCACTTATCCGGTAGCGCAGTATGACCACGACGAGGGCAATGCCATCTCCGGAGGCTTTGTATATCGGGGCAAAAACATACCCCAACTGCAGGGCAAGTACATTTTTGGCGACATTGTTAGCGGCAGGCTCTTCTATGTTGAGGCAGACCAGCTTAAAGAGGGGCAGCAGGAAAGCATACACGAAATAGAGCTGATGGCCGAAGGACAGCTCACCGACTGGAGAAGCTTATGCGGACACCGTCGGGTAGACCTCCGCTTCGGACTGGGTGCCGACCAAGAGCTGTATATGTTTACCAAAGTAGATGGCAAGCTCTGGAAAGTTAGCAGCCTGAATAACAATCTAATTTCTAAGGCAGAATAA
- a CDS encoding LuxR C-terminal-related transcriptional regulator has product MSLPIRMLKNFLIADDHQLFLDGLQLILTEMDDCRLLASFSSSKKLLDKLVLYPHANMIMLDILMSGGEGMQTLQQIHQRYPGLRLLVLTAEDTVEQVREALQAGASAYVLKSTGKAELQMAIEHVSAGEVYLSQSIGQRLAQHMLGYSEHKAGHQHQVSLTEREEEILRMIAWENSNQQIAEQLFISPKTVETHRKNLMKKIGARNSLGIYKYALKHQWV; this is encoded by the coding sequence TTGTCATTACCTATACGTATGCTTAAGAACTTTTTAATCGCAGACGACCATCAGCTTTTTCTTGATGGGCTGCAGTTGATACTTACCGAAATGGATGACTGCCGGCTTCTTGCCAGTTTTAGCAGCAGCAAAAAACTTCTGGATAAGCTCGTTCTTTATCCTCACGCAAATATGATTATGCTGGACATACTAATGTCTGGGGGCGAGGGTATGCAAACCTTACAGCAGATCCATCAGCGCTACCCCGGCCTGCGGCTACTGGTACTTACCGCAGAAGATACAGTGGAGCAGGTGCGTGAGGCTTTGCAGGCTGGTGCCTCAGCCTATGTCTTAAAAAGTACCGGAAAAGCAGAGCTTCAGATGGCGATCGAACATGTATCTGCCGGAGAAGTATATCTGAGTCAGTCCATAGGGCAGCGCCTTGCCCAACATATGCTGGGCTACAGTGAGCACAAGGCAGGTCATCAGCATCAGGTCAGCCTTACCGAGCGTGAAGAAGAAATACTGCGCATGATTGCCTGGGAAAACTCCAACCAGCAGATTGCCGAGCAGTTATTTATCAGCCCTAAAACTGTAGAAACTCACCGTAAAAACCTGATGAAAAAGATTGGAGCCCGCAACTCCCTGGGCATCTATAAGTATGCGCTCAAGCATCAGTGGGTATAA
- a CDS encoding PKD domain-containing protein translates to MRRLFIFCTFVWVLTFLIGCQEDEELNQQPRPMYELKAVAGPDQETEVNKLVTLDGTASKYGKHSPHAYLWSLKNKPEDSKAVIGNEKTAYANITPDVAGVYTISLSVYDLLGNQHEDELQLNAKLSPVQGDSAIVISEDIEEETVWKNIFAEKDKPDYLITSFIQVKAGLRIEPGVVIAFEAGQGMEVMLSAYLKAIGTADDSIYFTGKEKQKGYWRGIAINSPSAENELAYTQITYGGGGELPGISVGANLGVNGDDFGYVKLRQSTISKSHAYGLYVEKGADFKLEKSIFLANELPISIPLELADKLDVNSELDQSNRKPFVEIHEGQVSELVEARLHKFAGAMHYYVSSDIDVYGALSIAPGVSLAFAQDKSLRVREEAYVSAIGTARDPIIFSSADQLHGHWAGILIQSSNNLNTLKHIDLTRAGSTLLPGVAHPVGLALDGESRAYLKLSHSFVGYNVKEALYLEKGAHLESDNNRILDRLSGQIPEALKGMWLNSWSFQQKLRVLKDFYHADKKTWFSGAKHLWHMNPPAGTGFIFHPDSTFVRNYALFAKQDSCQFYQAEYMEGNFVVEGNTISLLPQVHQHTYYNSCRPASGYDQPLLLRRTTLLYELSSASHESGLSYKVLTLHYDNGETELYYQ, encoded by the coding sequence ATGAGACGTCTATTTATATTTTGCACCTTCGTCTGGGTGCTTACCTTTCTTATTGGCTGCCAGGAGGATGAGGAACTAAACCAGCAACCCAGGCCTATGTATGAGCTGAAAGCGGTAGCTGGCCCTGACCAGGAGACAGAGGTCAACAAGCTGGTGACATTGGATGGCACGGCATCTAAATATGGTAAACATAGCCCTCATGCCTACCTATGGTCGTTAAAGAATAAGCCTGAAGATAGCAAGGCTGTCATTGGCAACGAAAAAACTGCTTATGCCAACATTACTCCCGATGTGGCAGGGGTATACACCATCTCGCTCAGCGTTTACGATCTGCTGGGAAACCAACACGAAGATGAGTTGCAATTAAATGCCAAGCTCTCTCCAGTGCAGGGAGACTCTGCTATCGTTATTAGTGAAGATATTGAGGAAGAAACTGTGTGGAAGAATATTTTTGCTGAGAAGGATAAACCCGACTACCTGATAACGAGTTTTATTCAGGTAAAAGCAGGGCTTCGTATAGAACCGGGAGTGGTGATTGCCTTTGAGGCAGGGCAGGGGATGGAGGTAATGCTTTCTGCTTACCTTAAAGCAATAGGCACTGCTGATGATTCTATTTACTTTACCGGCAAGGAAAAACAAAAGGGATATTGGAGGGGTATTGCGATAAACTCACCCAGTGCAGAAAATGAGCTGGCTTATACTCAAATTACTTATGGCGGCGGTGGAGAACTGCCCGGTATAAGTGTAGGGGCTAACCTGGGAGTCAATGGTGATGACTTTGGCTATGTTAAGCTACGCCAAAGTACAATATCTAAGAGCCATGCGTACGGCTTGTATGTAGAAAAAGGAGCAGATTTTAAACTGGAGAAGAGCATCTTTCTTGCAAATGAACTTCCTATCAGTATTCCGCTGGAGCTTGCAGATAAGCTGGATGTTAATTCTGAGCTCGACCAGTCGAACCGCAAGCCATTTGTAGAGATACATGAGGGGCAGGTATCAGAACTGGTAGAAGCCAGGCTACATAAATTTGCCGGTGCTATGCACTATTATGTCAGCAGTGATATAGATGTGTATGGTGCCTTAAGCATTGCCCCGGGGGTATCGTTGGCTTTTGCTCAGGACAAAAGCCTGAGGGTAAGAGAGGAGGCGTATGTTTCTGCGATAGGAACAGCACGAGACCCTATTATTTTTAGTAGTGCTGATCAGTTGCATGGCCATTGGGCAGGTATACTTATTCAATCTTCCAACAATCTTAATACGCTTAAGCATATAGACCTGACAAGAGCAGGTAGCACGCTACTGCCGGGTGTTGCACATCCGGTAGGCCTGGCACTGGATGGTGAAAGTCGAGCTTACTTAAAGCTGAGCCACAGCTTTGTCGGCTATAATGTTAAAGAGGCACTATATTTAGAGAAGGGAGCCCATCTGGAAAGTGACAACAATAGAATTCTGGACCGCCTGAGTGGTCAGATTCCGGAAGCTCTCAAAGGTATGTGGCTTAATAGCTGGAGCTTTCAGCAAAAGCTTAGAGTACTTAAAGACTTTTATCATGCGGACAAAAAAACATGGTTTTCCGGGGCTAAACATCTGTGGCATATGAACCCACCGGCAGGTACGGGTTTTATATTTCATCCGGATAGTACCTTTGTGCGTAATTACGCTCTGTTCGCTAAGCAGGATAGCTGTCAGTTTTATCAGGCAGAGTATATGGAAGGCAATTTTGTGGTAGAAGGTAATACGATTAGCCTTTTGCCTCAGGTGCATCAGCATACATATTATAATAGCTGTAGGCCAGCATCAGGTTACGATCAGCCTTTACTACTTAGACGTACTACACTTTTGTACGAGCTTAGTTCAGCAAGCCATGAGAGTGGCTTAAGCTATAAAGTACTGACACTGCATTATGATAATGGTGAAACGGAATTATATTATCAGTAA
- a CDS encoding RNA polymerase sigma factor yields the protein MESKELAYGPSLNGHGRFPLTAEQYCALPDAELWEAFKEGEKGAFDLIYERMFDPLCGYGDKICADKALVEDVIQDLFIYLWTRRAFLGGTDSIKFYLFRSLRRRLIRQMTQEGKNMPASSLSADFVLRLADTVSVMPVSEEELERKRVLAIALAKLTDRQREAIYLKFYNNLSFQEVASVMEIEVRSVYNLIGRTIDSLRGDFKKKGLSNEITPTLIILILTTYLENLQSY from the coding sequence ATGGAAAGTAAAGAACTTGCATATGGGCCTTCACTAAACGGGCACGGGCGTTTTCCGCTGACAGCAGAGCAATATTGTGCCCTACCTGATGCCGAACTATGGGAAGCCTTTAAAGAAGGAGAGAAAGGTGCATTTGATCTTATTTATGAGCGTATGTTTGATCCTCTCTGTGGCTATGGCGATAAAATATGTGCGGATAAAGCGCTGGTAGAAGACGTAATACAGGATTTGTTTATCTACTTATGGACACGCAGGGCCTTTTTGGGAGGTACAGATTCTATCAAGTTTTACCTTTTTCGTAGCTTACGTCGCAGGCTTATACGCCAAATGACTCAAGAAGGAAAAAATATGCCCGCTTCCTCGCTAAGTGCAGACTTCGTTTTAAGACTTGCAGATACAGTAAGCGTTATGCCTGTTTCAGAAGAAGAGCTGGAGCGTAAGAGAGTACTCGCAATTGCCCTGGCTAAGCTAACAGACAGACAAAGAGAAGCTATTTACCTGAAGTTCTACAATAACTTATCGTTTCAGGAGGTGGCTTCAGTGATGGAAATAGAAGTCAGGTCGGTATACAATCTGATTGGTCGTACGATAGATTCCCTGAGAGGTGACTTCAAGAAGAAAGGCCTGTCAAATGAAATAACTCCTACCTTAATTATACTGATCCTTACAACTTATCTGGAAAATTTACAGTCATACTAA